From Caldisalinibacter kiritimatiensis, one genomic window encodes:
- a CDS encoding NUDIX domain-containing protein: MFRIITKALITKGNDVLILKRNNTSFAAGYWDIPGGKLEFGESLQESLVREVNEETSLQIDLAGVISTSSGINSEKKKQYITVVYLCNYLSGEVVLSNEHSEYMWVNIRNLKQKNLVYYVEEAIDKIIYSDLKNLKFKKAF, encoded by the coding sequence ATGTTTAGAATAATTACTAAGGCATTGATTACAAAAGGAAATGATGTCTTGATATTAAAGCGAAATAATACTTCTTTTGCAGCAGGGTATTGGGATATTCCAGGTGGAAAGTTAGAATTTGGAGAGTCTTTACAAGAAAGCTTAGTTAGGGAAGTTAATGAAGAAACGTCTTTACAGATAGATTTAGCAGGTGTCATAAGTACAAGTTCAGGGATAAATTCAGAGAAAAAGAAACAATATATAACCGTTGTATACTTATGTAATTATTTATCAGGGGAAGTAGTTTTGAGTAATGAGCATTCAGAATATATGTGGGTAAATATAAGGAACTTAAAGCAAAAAAATCTAGTTTATTATGTAGAAGAAGCAATTGATAAAATTATATATAGTGATTTGAAAAATTTGAAGTTTAAAAAGGCATTTTAA
- the glnA gene encoding type I glutamate--ammonia ligase, with product MFNNVKEVKEFCENKKIKIIDFKVVDLAGRWHHLSIPAERFNESIIENGIGFDGSSYGFLTVEKSDMIFKPDITTAFIDPFCQIPTLTMIANIYETDGENKRFEGDPRYIAEKAESYLIETGIADENIIGPEFEFYVFDHVAYNNKPYHQQVSLDTRQAYWNTGINDYQNLGYKVQFQKGYHVDIPKDITNDFRSKATRLLEDVGIKIKYHHHEVGGAGQVELETQFGRLKEMADNTLKLKYIVKNLAIQEGKTVTFMPKPIYGEAGNGMHIHMQLFKDGQPIFYDQDGYSQLSDIALYYIGGILKHAPALLAFTNPSTNSYKRLVPGYEAPVSICFATANRSSVIRIPGYAKTPEKKRFEFRPSDATANPYLAFAAILMAGLDGVINKIDPAEQGFGPYDINIFNLPEEERSKIKSLPKSLEEAADALEKDHEFLLAGGVFTKGLIQDQISRIREEARKVNNVPHPKEFELYYDL from the coding sequence ATGTTTAATAATGTAAAAGAGGTAAAGGAATTTTGCGAAAACAAAAAAATTAAAATTATTGATTTTAAAGTTGTAGATTTAGCTGGCAGATGGCATCATCTTTCTATACCAGCAGAAAGATTTAACGAAAGTATAATTGAAAACGGTATTGGGTTTGATGGTTCAAGTTATGGTTTCTTGACCGTAGAAAAGTCTGACATGATTTTTAAGCCAGATATAACTACTGCGTTTATAGACCCATTTTGCCAAATACCAACTCTAACGATGATAGCTAATATATATGAAACTGATGGTGAAAATAAAAGATTTGAAGGTGATCCTAGGTACATAGCAGAGAAAGCAGAAAGTTATCTTATAGAAACAGGTATTGCAGATGAAAATATTATAGGTCCTGAATTTGAATTTTATGTATTTGACCATGTGGCATATAACAATAAGCCATATCATCAACAAGTTTCTTTAGATACTAGACAAGCATATTGGAATACAGGAATAAATGATTATCAAAATTTAGGTTATAAAGTACAGTTTCAAAAAGGATATCATGTAGATATACCTAAAGATATAACTAATGATTTTAGGTCTAAAGCGACACGACTATTAGAAGATGTAGGAATAAAAATTAAATATCATCATCATGAAGTAGGTGGAGCAGGTCAGGTAGAGCTTGAAACACAATTTGGTAGATTGAAAGAGATGGCAGATAATACATTGAAATTAAAATACATAGTAAAGAATTTAGCTATACAAGAAGGGAAAACGGTAACATTTATGCCTAAACCTATATATGGAGAAGCAGGAAATGGGATGCATATACATATGCAATTATTTAAAGATGGACAACCTATATTTTATGATCAAGATGGTTATTCACAATTAAGTGATATTGCATTATATTATATAGGAGGTATATTAAAGCATGCACCAGCACTTTTAGCTTTTACAAATCCAAGTACAAATTCATATAAAAGATTAGTTCCTGGATATGAAGCTCCAGTTAGCATATGTTTTGCTACTGCAAATAGAAGTTCTGTAATTAGAATACCTGGATATGCTAAAACACCAGAAAAGAAAAGATTTGAATTTAGACCTTCCGATGCAACAGCAAATCCATACCTTGCTTTTGCAGCAATATTAATGGCTGGGTTAGATGGTGTAATCAATAAGATTGACCCAGCTGAACAAGGATTTGGTCCATATGATATAAATATATTCAATTTACCAGAAGAAGAAAGAAGTAAAATAAAGAGCTTACCAAAATCATTAGAAGAAGCAGCAGATGCTTTAGAAAAAGACCAT